From the Methanocaldococcus fervens AG86 genome, the window AGTTGCTGGATTGTCCAAGAGAGTTAGAACATTTCTATTATTTAGATAATAGGGCTTTAGATGGGGCTGTTGAGCATTGGAAATCATGCAATAAATTATGTAGTAAATGCAATTTTTGTAAAGAGTTGGCAGAGAATGCTTTAAAGGTGAAAAATTGAAAAATAAAATTTTGAAAGATAGGGATGAAATTGAGAAGTTTTTTATAAAGCTATTAGGTAGGGAAATTTTTATTTCTGAGATGGATGTTTTTGCCTCAAGATGTGGCTGTGTAGGGATTATGATATCTGTTAGGGGGCTTTTTATTGATGATGTTGAAATATTTAAAGAGAAGATTTTAAATAAATTGGAGGAGTTAGCTAAAAGCTATAATATAAATGCGGATTGGATATTTGTTAGGGTATTGCCTGGAAGTGATGATGTAATAAATATTGGAGTTAGAGAGCTTTGTGATGTTTGTAAGGGAGAGTATAAATTTAAAAAACCAAGACCTGATTTAATCAGCCTAAAGTTTTAATTTAATTTTTAATTAATTCAATAAACATAATTGGGATGATATGATGAGATTTGATACAAAAAAGGTTTTAGAATTGGCAGAAAAAGATTTTGAAAAGGCGTGGAGAGAGACAAAGGCATTGATTAAAGATAAACATATAGATGAAAAATATCCAAGATTAAAGCCATTGTATGGAAAGCCACATCCTGTAATGGAAACAATTGAAAGATTGAGGCAAGCATATTTAAGAATGGGATTTGAGGAGATGATTAATCCAGTTATCGTTGATGAATTAGAGATTTATAAGCAGTTTGGTCCTGAGGCAATGGCAGTTTTAGATAGGTGCTTTTACTTAGCTGGTTTGCCAAGACCTGATGTTGGTTTAGGTAATGAAAAAGTTGAGATTATAAAAAAATTGGGGATAGATGTAGATGAGGAAAAGAAAGAGAGCTTAAGGGAAGTTCTCCATTCATACAAAAAAGGAGTTATAGATGGGGATGATTTAGTATTTGAGATAGCTAAGGCATTAAATGTAGATAATGAAATGGGATTAAAGGTTCTGGAAACTGCATTTCCTGAATTTAAAGATTTAAAGCCAGAGGCTACAACATTAACGTTGAGAAGCCATATGACATCCGGATGGTTTATTACATTGAGCAGTTTAATAAAAAAGAGAAAACTTCCTTTAAAGTTGTTTTCAATTGATAGATGCTTCAGAAGAGAGCAGAGGGAAGATAGAAGCCATTTAATGGCTTATCACTCTGCATCATGTGTTGTTGTTTGTGAAGATGTTAGTATAGATGATGGAAAGATAGTAGCTGAGGGGTTGTTAGAGCAGTTTGGATTTACAAAATTCAAGTTTAGGCCTGATGAGAAAAAGAGCAAGTATTATACTCCAGAAACTCAGACAGAGGTTTATGCATACCATCCAAAATTGGGAGAGTGGATTGAAGTAGCGACCTTTGGAGTTTACTCACCAATTGCCTTATCAAAATACAACATAGATGTGCCGGTTATGAACCTCGGTTTAGGTGTTGAGAGGTTGGCTATGATTATTTATGGTTATGAGGATGTTAGAGCAATGGTTTATCCACAGTTTTATGAATACAAGTTGAGTGATAGAGATATAGCAGGAATGATAAAGGTTGATAAAGTTCCTATATTGGATGAGATTTACAACTTTGCCAATGAGCTTATTGATGTTTGCATAGCTAACAAAGATAAAGACAGCCCATGCTCAGTGGAAATTAAAAAAGAATTTAACTTCAATGGAGAAAAAAGAACTGTTAAGGTTGAGATATTTGAAAATGAACCAAATAAAAAGCTTTTGGGCCCTTCAGTATTGAACGAGGTTTATGTTTATGATGGAAATATCTATGGCATTCCTCCAACATTTGAGGGCGTTAAAGAGCAGTATATCCCAATTTTAAAGAAGGCTAAAGAAGAAGGAGTTTCTACAAACATTAGATACATAGATGGGATTATCTATAAATTGGCTGCCAAGATTGAAGAGTCTTTAGTATCAAATGTGGATGAATTTAAGTTTAGGGTTCCGATAGTTAGGAGCTTGAGTGATATAAACTTAAAAGTTGATGAATTAGCTTTAAAACAGATAATGGGTGAAAATAAGGTTATAGACGTTAGAGGACCAGTCTTTTTAAATGCCAAAGTTGAAATAAAGTAAAATAATAAAAAGTAAAATCAAATCTTTTTAATATTTTTAAAATAAAAATAAAAGCAAAAATTTTTGAAAATTTTTTAATCTGTAAATTATACTAAAAAATAAAAAATTGTAAAATATTGCCAATTTACTTGATTGGAACGAACATTGAGCTTCTTGTAGCTCCCATACCTGGGCTTCCGTGCTGAACTGGTTTTCTTGTTAATGAGAATTCTCCTAAGTAGTGTCCTATCATTTCTGGAGTTATCTTAACTTCAACGAACTCTTTTCCGTTGTAAACTCCAAATGTTAATCCAACCATATCTGGTGTAATAACGAAATCTCTACAGTGTGTTCTTATAATTCTTGGTTCTTTACCTTTGTTTAATAATCTTCTTGCTTTTTTAATCTTCATAGCTAATTTTTTCTGCTGTGGAGTTAAACCTCTCAATAATGTTCTTCTCTGTCTTGCAGGTAATAACTTTGCAAACTCTCTCAATGGCATTTG encodes:
- a CDS encoding DUF5402 family protein; translation: MKNKILKDRDEIEKFFIKLLGREIFISEMDVFASRCGCVGIMISVRGLFIDDVEIFKEKILNKLEELAKSYNINADWIFVRVLPGSDDVINIGVRELCDVCKGEYKFKKPRPDLISLKF
- the rpsS gene encoding 30S ribosomal protein S19 — its product is MASARRRRIKKKKQVISRKVEFRYRGYTLEELQQMPLREFAKLLPARQRRTLLRGLTPQQKKLAMKIKKARRLLNKGKEPRIIRTHCRDFVITPDMVGLTFGVYNGKEFVEVKITPEMIGHYLGEFSLTRKPVQHGSPGMGATRSSMFVPIK
- the sepS gene encoding O-phosphoserine--tRNA ligase — translated: MRFDTKKVLELAEKDFEKAWRETKALIKDKHIDEKYPRLKPLYGKPHPVMETIERLRQAYLRMGFEEMINPVIVDELEIYKQFGPEAMAVLDRCFYLAGLPRPDVGLGNEKVEIIKKLGIDVDEEKKESLREVLHSYKKGVIDGDDLVFEIAKALNVDNEMGLKVLETAFPEFKDLKPEATTLTLRSHMTSGWFITLSSLIKKRKLPLKLFSIDRCFRREQREDRSHLMAYHSASCVVVCEDVSIDDGKIVAEGLLEQFGFTKFKFRPDEKKSKYYTPETQTEVYAYHPKLGEWIEVATFGVYSPIALSKYNIDVPVMNLGLGVERLAMIIYGYEDVRAMVYPQFYEYKLSDRDIAGMIKVDKVPILDEIYNFANELIDVCIANKDKDSPCSVEIKKEFNFNGEKRTVKVEIFENEPNKKLLGPSVLNEVYVYDGNIYGIPPTFEGVKEQYIPILKKAKEEGVSTNIRYIDGIIYKLAAKIEESLVSNVDEFKFRVPIVRSLSDINLKVDELALKQIMGENKVIDVRGPVFLNAKVEIK